The region GGCTCAAGAAAACTTGCTTACTGATAGCATTTTTGCAGTTTTGGCCGGATGTAAAAATTCTCACTCTGTGCTTCGTCTTTCTTTACATTCCAATGTAAGCACATTCTTTACTAACAGTAGAGTCGTGTCTTGTCGCGAGCCAGGCACACACGAAATTAGCGTAAGCGCTTTGAAATTGTCAGGATAGATATGTAGGTGTATTGATTGTCAGTCAGTATGCGCTGGATATGTGTTTTTGTGCAAAGCCGAATGACAACAGACTGAAATTTACAACGAATGCAAGTTTTCATGTATTTTACAAGGGAAAAGGTTTAAGTTTAAAATACAAATGCTtcttgctttcttcaagTAACCGGGAAGTTAAAACCAAAATCCTTGGGGCTCGCTTCTTCAACCTCTTATCCCGAAATTAGCGATACCCTGGCGATCAAGAGATCGTGTCGTCATCCTATCTCTTGTGACACACGTCAGAAGTCGATAACCTCATTGACGTGGATGCAACAGAAGAAACCTAAATCTACCGATTGGACCTTCACTTTCCAACGGTTTTTTCGTAACCCGTTTCAAAAAGCCGTTTACCGTTAATGCGATGACGTACTCAGCAAGTGCGTGCGTATGCGATGACGCTTGGCATGAAATTCGTAAATACCATATGGCACATGGTGGCTCTTGGCATATGGCTGCTATTGGCATGAAATTCTTAGGAGTTACACAGCCGGCCGCACACAAAAACTAGCAGATTTCAGGCGACAACAACGCCTTGATCTTTTTGTTCAGCTATTGACGTGAAAGCAATGAACATCTACGGCAAACTTCTGGTGGCATGTGTCCTCCAAACTAATGTTTGGGGGACCGCTGCTTTCGTTACCCAAAAGTCGAAGGGGTTTGCTTTCAGAGGAACAGATGGGTTATCGCCAACTGTGTCATACTTGGATAGCAACGGGAAAGGATCGTACATGGCTTCATCCAAATTGGCGTCCTCCGAAGGGTCGACACAAGGCGAAGGTGTTATGGACAACAGTCAATCTAGGGGACCCTCTAGTAGTAGCCCAGCGGTATGTCCTCTTACGAACATGGTCCAATATAATGTCCTAGTCATGTATTCTCAAATGTCGTCCCTCCCAACTTTAAAAACAGAGCGTATTGGACGCACGTCTTACTGCCCTagaacaacagcaaaacCGTGGGGCACAAGGCGGTGGACGTCCCCAAAACCAACCGAGGAAGCTTTGGGATAGCAGATCGGCAGTAATAGTTCAAGGAGGATCTTTGAAGACATGGTCTTTCCCTAACCCCTCGGTTGAGAGAGTCCAGGTTGTGATGAACACAGAAGGTCGTCCGCTGGATGCCGACATCGAATTGTGGCAGGGACCTGATAACACTCCATTCAAAATGCGAGTGTACGTTGAGGACGGTAGCTTGCGCCCATTTCGCGCAGTGATTGAAACTCCGCGCGGACCCAATACGATCGCGATTCGCAACACGGGTCACCTCGAGTTCCCTTTGTCTTCCTACGTAATGGCTGGCTCTGCGGACAATGGTTTTGTTGCCAGTTCAATCGACGAAAGTACCCCAAGAATAATCCAGGGTGGAGCCTTGCGCACATACCCGTTCAACCCGTCTGTCGAAAGCGTGCAAGTTGCTTTGCGAACGGACGGACGTCCATTGAACGCAAGAATTGAGCTGTTGCAGGggcccaacaacaacaagcagGTTATTGAGCTTTACACCGAAGACGGAATGGATCGTCCTTTTTTCGCCGTCATTGAGACACCCGGAAGCGGAAATGTTGTGCGAGTTGTCAACACAGCAACCGTCGAATTCCCCATGACCGCCTTGGTTGAGGCTTACCAGGTCGGAAACAGCAGATCCAACGCAAACACTGTGATCGGAGGCGAAGGAGGCGGGTTCATGGACCGTTCATGGTAGGGAAGGGGTTTAATGTTTctagtgactgtgaattaaGTGCCACCTTTTTTGTTCGTGTGCGTCTAAATTATGACATAATAAAATCCAAACCTTTACATAATGAACACATCTAATAGGTTTTTGATTCCTCCAGTAAAGCTACTGGCTCTACAAATATTTAGAGACGAGCAGGTGGGAACTTGAATGTGATGTAGTAACTCGAAATGAAAGTAGAAATCAGTCACCTGAAAGGCAATTTTACTCAGT is a window of Phaeodactylum tricornutum CCAP 1055/1 chromosome 28, whole genome shotgun sequence DNA encoding:
- a CDS encoding predicted protein gives rise to the protein MNIYGKLLVACVLQTNVWGTAAFVTQKSKGFAFRGTDGLSPTVSYLDSNGKGSYMASSKLASSEGSTQGEGVMDNSQSRGPSSSSPASVLDARLTALEQQQNRGAQGGGRPQNQPRKLWDSRSAVIVQGGSLKTWSFPNPSVERVQVVMNTEGRPLDADIELWQGPDNTPFKMRVYVEDGSLRPFRAVIETPRGPNTIAIRNTGHLEFPLSSYVMAGSADNGFVASSIDESTPRIIQGGALRTYPFNPSVESVQVALRTDGRPLNARIELLQGPNNNKQVIELYTEDGMDRPFFAVIETPGSGNVVRVVNTATVEFPMTALVEAYQVGNSRSNANTVIGGEGGGFMDRSW